In Streptomyces nodosus, one DNA window encodes the following:
- a CDS encoding IS630 family transposase (programmed frameshift), whose protein sequence is MRYAQGGGLTDERRAFRERLRLEAAERFGHGDETAVIAHDLRVSIRSVQRWRKAWSQGGPRALASKGPASLPLLSDELFAVLERELLKGPVAHGWPDQTWTLSRIRTLIGRRFHKSYTVQGVAALVKRHGWSCQVPARRAIERDEAAVALGEGDVAPGGRTVAALDAWLVFEDEAGFSMTPPTTRTWSRRGHTPVIRVRGRSRRRLSVAALLCYKAGEPSRLVYRPCPDARPDGRKSFSWKDYRDLIQNAHHQLGGPIVLVWDNLNTHLTAGMRRYIADRDWLTVFQLPPYAPDLNPVETIWSILRRTSLANRAFANPDDLVTTVRKGLRQLQYRHDVLDGCLTGTGLRTPP, encoded by the exons ATGAGGTACGCGCAGGGCGGTGGACTGACCGATGAACGACGGGCCTTTCGGGAGAGATTGCGGTTGGAGGCGGCCGAGCGGTTTGGGCACGGGGACGAGACCGCAGTCATCGCCCATGACCTGCGGGTCAGCATCCGATCGGTGCAACGCTGGAGGAAGGCCTGGTCGCAGGGTGGGCCGAGAGCTCTGGCATCGAAGGGGCCGGCGTCGCTGCCGTTGCTGAGCGACGAGCTCTTCGCCGTGCTGGAGCGTGAGCTGCTCAAGGGCCCGGTAGCGCACGGTTGGCCGGACCAGACGTGGACTCTGTCGCGGATCAGGACGCTGATCGGGCGCCGGTTCCACAAGAGCTACACCGTCCAAGGTGTCGCCGCGCTGGTCAAGCGGCATGGCTGGAGTTGCCAGGTCCCCGCTCGCCGGGCGATCGAGCGGGACGAGGCGGCGGTGGCT CTGGGTGAAGGAGACGTGGCCCCAGGTGGAAGGACCGTGGCGGCGCTCGACGCCTGGCTCGTCTTCGAGGACGAGGCCGGCTTCTCGATGACGCCGCCGACCACCCGAACCTGGTCGCGCCGCGGCCACACCCCCGTCATCCGCGTCAGAGGACGCTCCCGCCGCCGCTTATCGGTGGCTGCCCTTCTCTGCTACAAGGCGGGTGAACCATCCCGGCTGGTCTACCGGCCCTGCCCCGACGCCCGACCGGACGGGCGCAAGAGTTTCTCCTGGAAGGACTACCGCGACCTCATCCAGAATGCCCACCACCAGCTCGGCGGCCCGATCGTGCTGGTCTGGGACAATCTCAACACCCACCTCACCGCCGGGATGCGCCGCTACATCGCCGACCGCGACTGGCTCACCGTCTTCCAACTCCCGCCCTACGCACCCGACCTGAACCCCGTCGAGACCATCTGGTCCATACTCCGGCGCACCAGCCTGGCGAACCGGGCCTTCGCCAACCCCGACGACCTCGTCACCACAGTCCGGAAGGGTCTGCGCCAACTCCAGTACCGCCACGACGTCCTGGATGGCTGCCTCACCGGCACCGGCCTACGCACGCCACCCTGA
- a CDS encoding sigma-70 family RNA polymerase sigma factor family protein, with amino-acid sequence MPRWPKDGTSSPVRILGDATSAVVFFTNTTGLFGPSEMRAAGVVNFQRGKIARWVDYWGGRHFGTDNLDAERLPADQFPTDWMESTVGETASPVIRKVSEQLSAALQAGEGERAAALFASDAVFEDMTAHLQILGPRSIGAYLTTASDVLPYTGKGTRVRHVVGSARGGGYEWAAAGPVPRGLHTLELDAQGRIEQ; translated from the coding sequence ATGCCCCGGTGGCCGAAGGACGGCACGTCCTCCCCGGTCCGGATCCTGGGGGACGCCACCAGCGCCGTCGTGTTCTTCACCAACACGACGGGGCTGTTCGGCCCGTCGGAGATGCGTGCCGCCGGTGTCGTCAACTTCCAGCGCGGCAAGATCGCCCGCTGGGTCGACTACTGGGGCGGCCGCCACTTCGGGACCGACAACCTCGACGCGGAACGCCTGCCGGCCGACCAGTTCCCGACGGACTGGATGGAGTCCACGGTCGGCGAGACCGCATCGCCGGTGATCCGGAAGGTCTCCGAGCAGCTCTCGGCAGCCCTGCAGGCGGGTGAGGGCGAGCGCGCGGCGGCGCTGTTCGCCTCGGACGCCGTATTCGAGGACATGACCGCGCACCTCCAGATCCTGGGCCCCCGCAGCATCGGCGCCTACCTCACCACCGCCTCCGACGTCCTGCCCTACACAGGCAAGGGCACCAGGGTGCGGCACGTCGTGGGCAGCGCCCGCGGTGGCGGCTACGAGTGGGCCGCCGCGGGGCCCGTTCCACGCGGTCTTCACACCCTCGAACTCGATGCCCAGGGCCGGATCGAGCAATAG
- a CDS encoding HEAT repeat domain-containing protein, which yields MNAMFAALEALTDREPDRRDVAADILGDLLRGTALDADSARLVVGRLVSLAVNEPVTKVRESVLNSISEAFNHHFLPLDLVEPLTAAMPTMERELLEHALYILGATHASQARPLIEPFLHHPDPEVREEARLATAEITAAESEGLTHNS from the coding sequence ATGAACGCCATGTTTGCGGCACTTGAAGCGCTGACTGACCGCGAGCCGGACCGTCGGGATGTCGCCGCCGACATCCTCGGGGACCTCCTGCGCGGCACCGCTCTCGACGCGGACTCGGCCCGCCTGGTCGTCGGACGCCTGGTCAGCCTGGCCGTCAACGAACCGGTGACCAAGGTGCGCGAATCCGTCCTGAACTCGATCAGCGAGGCGTTCAACCACCACTTCCTGCCCCTGGACCTCGTCGAACCACTGACCGCCGCCATGCCGACGATGGAGCGCGAACTCCTCGAACACGCCCTCTACATCCTCGGCGCCACCCACGCCTCGCAGGCCCGGCCGCTGATCGAGCCCTTCCTCCACCACCCCGACCCAGAGGTGCGCGAAGAAGCCCGGCTCGCAACAGCCGAGATCACCGCAGCCGAGTCGGAGGGCCTCACCCACAACTCTTGA
- a CDS encoding nuclear transport factor 2 family protein — protein MSDRIGNDTLERYEQIVKQARELVDQLTGFQFKLGDMGLEIEPMRPVGGAHEAADEVLHGCDSLAPVFDNLNTYETTTHFNGQSTVSLDGARATAESYCLAHHLSVGEDGQRTLMIAAIRYLDELVKQDGGWLFAERRLLVDWTETRPSAA, from the coding sequence GTGTCGGACCGGATCGGGAACGACACTCTCGAACGTTACGAGCAGATCGTCAAGCAGGCCCGCGAGCTGGTCGATCAGCTCACCGGCTTCCAGTTCAAACTCGGCGACATGGGCCTGGAGATCGAGCCGATGCGGCCGGTGGGCGGCGCTCACGAGGCCGCGGACGAGGTCCTGCACGGCTGCGACTCGCTGGCCCCGGTCTTCGACAATCTGAACACGTACGAGACCACCACTCACTTCAACGGGCAGAGCACGGTCTCGCTGGACGGAGCCCGGGCGACGGCCGAGAGCTATTGCCTGGCGCATCACCTGTCGGTGGGTGAGGACGGGCAGCGCACGCTGATGATCGCCGCTATCCGCTATCTCGACGAACTCGTCAAGCAGGACGGCGGGTGGCTGTTCGCCGAACGCAGACTGCTGGTCGACTGGACCGAGACGCGACCCTCCGCCGCCTGA
- a CDS encoding DUF4240 domain-containing protein, translated as MDEKTFWALMDELSRRPGDRSERLDWLRGELLRWTAAAGVEFQAHLEAACEAVATGALWRAVSRIEGGSCSDDGFDYFALWLVAQGRGTYEAVLADPDALADVSQVRALAGRHLREWHDDDWPEWEDLDYVAQDVFDELTGQEDDCGDAFYEALDAVQEARSEYEEGDETVRATTRGAIPRRAAGAGTPRLDALFPVEARAPSQ; from the coding sequence ATGGACGAGAAGACCTTCTGGGCGCTCATGGACGAATTGAGCCGCCGCCCCGGCGACCGGAGCGAGCGGCTGGATTGGCTGCGCGGGGAGTTGCTGCGCTGGACGGCTGCGGCGGGCGTGGAGTTCCAGGCGCACCTGGAGGCCGCGTGCGAGGCCGTCGCCACAGGCGCGCTGTGGCGGGCGGTGAGCCGGATCGAGGGCGGCTCGTGTTCCGACGACGGCTTCGACTATTTCGCGCTCTGGCTGGTGGCGCAGGGGCGAGGGACGTACGAGGCAGTGCTCGCTGATCCGGATGCGCTCGCCGACGTTTCCCAGGTGCGGGCCCTGGCGGGGCGGCACCTTCGAGAGTGGCACGACGACGACTGGCCGGAATGGGAGGATCTCGACTACGTGGCGCAGGATGTCTTCGACGAGCTGACCGGCCAGGAGGACGACTGCGGGGACGCGTTCTACGAGGCCCTGGACGCCGTCCAGGAGGCGCGGTCGGAGTATGAAGAAGGGGACGAGACCGTGAGGGCCACGACGAGGGGTGCGATACCCCGGCGCGCCGCGGGGGCGGGGACACCTCGGCTCGACGCCCTCTTCCCGGTGGAGGCACGCGCGCCTAGTCAGTGA
- a CDS encoding DUF6221 family protein, translating to MDDLLKFLHARYEADNHAYADVAYRSGANALLDSHLPMLDLVDMLARDYAAMDPSDARFAGLGHALRVLAQSYAEHPDYRENWRP from the coding sequence ATGGACGACCTCCTGAAATTCCTCCACGCCCGCTATGAGGCGGACAACCACGCCTATGCCGATGTGGCCTACCGTTCCGGGGCCAACGCCCTCCTCGACAGCCACCTGCCGATGCTCGACCTCGTCGACATGCTGGCCCGGGATTACGCGGCAATGGATCCGTCCGACGCGCGCTTCGCCGGTCTCGGACATGCTCTTCGCGTGCTGGCACAGTCGTACGCCGAGCACCCCGACTACCGGGAGAATTGGCGACCATAG